The genomic stretch GAAACAGGCACCGGCTTTACTCCTTCTACGATTTATACAGCCCTCACCCCTCTTTCCATCTCTGCCACACATATCAATTTTATTTATGACATTGTTCCTTGTACTGATCCAAATCCTATGAATGTTTGCGGAACATCAGCCAATAGTTCCGGAGGACTAGTCACATCACCTAACTTAATCACTACAGAAATTGGAGGCCAATCCAGGTTCCAAGTTCGTTTGCGGGCAAGACCCATCTCAAACGTGACCATTCCCGTCTCCAGTTCCAATGTGGCCGAAGGAACCAGTTCTGTTTCTAGTTTGGTTTTTACGTCGAGTGATTGGAATACCTACCAAAATGTAGTCCTCACGGGAGTGGATGATTTACTGACCGATGGAAATATTGTTTATTCTGTTTTATTTGGATCCCTCAGCGGAGGAGGGAGTGGATTCAACGGAGAAACTTTACCGAATGTATCTGTTACAAATCAAGATAACGATTGATTCGAAGCAAACTAATTACTGCACATACCCTTGTTTCTTTAGGATCTCCAAAGCATCAGTTCCTAATTCTTGTTTCGAAGAATATGATTTTTTTTGTCCACCTTCTTTCCAAAAATAAACTTTTGCTTTGGGAATGATGACTGGTCTTTTAGGTCCTGTTTCATATAACAAATCACAGTTGGACTTGCAAGATGCCAAACTCACACCAAAGTATCCCGTAAAAATTTCCGATTTTGGAATTTGTTTTTTAGAAAACCAAACGCTAAATTCAGGAAAACTTACATCTGGATAGACTTCAAAACTAATTTCAAAAGGATCTGTTCGTTTGGTTTGGATTTGAACCAACTTTCCTTTTTCTTCCAAAACCACATCATCGGGGTAGGATGCCATACGTATGGTTCCGCTAGGAATCCGAATTTGAACTTCTGTATCCTTTGATTCTGGTTGTATAGATAGATGATATAACGGCAGTTTGGGTTCCATAGCTCGAATTTGTTTCCAAAACCGAAGGATTTTCTTTTCCAAATCTGGCTGCAATTTCATACCTTTGATCGCAGCAATATTCGTTATTCTTAACGGATTTTCTTGGTTGGGATCTTTTTTCGAATCCAAATACAAATAAAATTCACTCCCCACAGAACCTAACCAAAATTTTCCAAGTTCATGAAAGCGGTAGGACCTTTGCAAAAGAAACTCATTCCCTTCCCCATACCCTTGTGTAAACCTGGTTTCACCATAATATGTCCGTTTGGTGGTCTCTTGATTTTCAATCAAAGACCGAAGTGATTTACCTTGTACAGATTTTGGAACAACCAATCCTGTATAATCCAAAACCGTTGGATATAAATCAATCGACCTCGTCATTGCAGAAATCGATTGTCCCTTCGTCTCACCAGGAAGTTTGAGTAGGAGTGGCACATGGATATTTTCTAAAAACAAATCCTGGCCATGCCCATAATATGTATTGGTTCCTGTAAAAGGAGAAATAGCGTGAGCAGCATTCATCACCTCACCGTGGTCAGCCGTGATGAGGACAAGAGTATTTTCCCAAAGATTTTTATTTTTTAATTCCAGAAAAACTTTCCCAAGTTCTTCATCCACAAAGGCAACTTCTCCAAGATAATCCCTTTTCTTTTCATCCAAAACTTCCTTTGTTTGGATACGATCTGTAAATCCAGGCGGTGGAGTGTATGGTTTGTGCGGATCGTTATAATTTAAAAAAAGGAAAAAAGGTTTTTTATCGTTCGAAATTTCTTCCAATACTTCGAAAGTTTTTTTAGTAATTTTTTTTGTGTCTTCGTTATAATTGGAAAAGTCATATAACGAATCAAAGCCGACATCTACCCCAAGACCAAATTTATCTGTTAAAAATGGATTGTTCCCCACCATATAAGTACCAAAAGAATTTTCTTTGAGTAGTTTGGGCATTGGGTGTTTTT from Leptospira bourretii encodes the following:
- a CDS encoding sulfatase; this translates as MKLESVSLKLKTLLLLFCFLPFFFCKKTGSAAEPESILPIKTKRPNVLWIVIDSLRGDIIGRYGVTPNLDLFAGNAVTFKYHLVNAAWTRPSTLVFFTGKYASANPVNFWDYPAPKSEAEAFYRTEKHPMPKLLKENSFGTYMVGNNPFLTDKFGLGVDVGFDSLYDFSNYNEDTKKITKKTFEVLEEISNDKKPFFLFLNYNDPHKPYTPPPGFTDRIQTKEVLDEKKRDYLGEVAFVDEELGKVFLELKNKNLWENTLVLITADHGEVMNAAHAISPFTGTNTYYGHGQDLFLENIHVPLLLKLPGETKGQSISAMTRSIDLYPTVLDYTGLVVPKSVQGKSLRSLIENQETTKRTYYGETRFTQGYGEGNEFLLQRSYRFHELGKFWLGSVGSEFYLYLDSKKDPNQENPLRITNIAAIKGMKLQPDLEKKILRFWKQIRAMEPKLPLYHLSIQPESKDTEVQIRIPSGTIRMASYPDDVVLEEKGKLVQIQTKRTDPFEISFEVYPDVSFPEFSVWFSKKQIPKSEIFTGYFGVSLASCKSNCDLLYETGPKRPVIIPKAKVYFWKEGGQKKSYSSKQELGTDALEILKKQGYVQ